One Onychostoma macrolepis isolate SWU-2019 chromosome 10, ASM1243209v1, whole genome shotgun sequence genomic region harbors:
- the eva1c gene encoding LOW QUALITY PROTEIN: protein eva-1 homolog C (The sequence of the model RefSeq protein was modified relative to this genomic sequence to represent the inferred CDS: deleted 2 bases in 1 codon), with product MISAQHLRSCRAPGLCVQILCSVLILWTKEMDGLSDFSNYLFRIINSQSAQACDGDLLLLRCPRHSTITIQSAFYGQSATLPGIMPGMRCQWRNHSCSATTALQKVLSECQGHRNCEFLVNHQVFGRDPCPGTPKYLHVSYRCKPTEHKKRITCEGDRLLLHCKYPKVLNIYSAVYGRQLEQENLCLSEEQKPPPFECLFHEAVDVVSNICYGKQRCLFTVDEEHFKNPCPPGTKKYIAVLYACVPQSLLKEADPSSFQTTSVPNQSTKKGEHPVIRSSKFPENRIIVSNSLMAYGYITEHPEMAGLLFTSSVCVGLLIVLIAVSTQLTCSRHLNATRTFRKKSRTTHLEEEEPMNQDNDEEEEDEDEKGRMDSSNLSEVGRKVYCWEDVTYTTEAAELMERIERRELVIQEIRMNAYLNGNTCILHSYMPAITQNVQ from the exons ATGATCTCAGCGCAGCACCTGAGAAGCTGCCGGGCACCTGGGCTATGTGTTCAAATACTTTGCAGTGTTCTCATACTGTGGACCAAAGAAATGGACGGGCTCTCCGATTTCTCAA ATTATCTGTTTAGGATCATCAACAGTCAATCAGCTCAAGCCTGTGATGGAGATCTCCTGCTCCTCAGGTGTCCAAGACACTCCACCATAACTATTCAGTCTGCGTTTTATGGACAGAGCGCAACCCTTCCCGGGATCATGCCAGGAATGAGATGCCAATGGCGTAATCACAGCTGTTCTGCTACCACAGCACTGCAG AAAGTGCTCTCTGAATGCCAGGGTCATAGAAATTGCGAGTTTCTGGTTAATCATCAAGTCTTTGGCAGAGATCCTTGTCCTGGAACCCCTAAATACCTCCATGTATCATACAGGTGTAAACCTA CAGAGCACAAGAAGAGAATAACATGTGAGGGAGATCGACTTTTGCTGCACTGCAAGTATCCAAAAGTGCTGAATATCTACTCTGCTGTTTATGGAAGACAGCTGGAACAGGAAAACTTGTGCCTGTCAGAGGAACAAAAACCTCCACCATTTG AATGTCTTTTTCACGAAGCCGTTGATGTGGTATCCAACATCTGCTATGGAAAACAGAGGTGTTTGTTTACCGTAGATGAGGAACATTTCAAAAACCCCTGCCCTCCTGGAACAAAAAAGTATATCGCTGTCCTCTATGCATGCG TTCCGCAAAGTTTACTCAAGGAGGCTGATCCCAGCAGTTTCCAAACTACCTCAGTTCCTAACCAGAGCACCAAAAAAG GGGAACACCCAGTTATCAGAAGTTCAAAGTTTCCAGAGAACAGGATTATTGTCAGCAATTCTTTAATGGCATATGGCTACATTACAG agCATCCAGAAATGGCAGGACTGCTCTTCACATCAAGTGTTTGTGTGGGACTTCTGATTGTTCTAATAGCTGTTTCAACACAGCTAACCTGCAGTAGACATCTAAATGCAACTAGAACATTCAGGAAGAAGAGTAGAACAACTCATTTAGAAGAGGAGGAGCCAATGAACCAGGATAAtgatgaagaggaggaagatgagGATGAAAAGGGTCGC ATGGACAGCTCTAACCTGTCAGAGGTTGGCAGGAAGGTGTATTGCTGGGAAGATGTGACGTACACCACCGAGGCAGCAGAGCTGATGGAGAGGATTGAGCGCAGAGAGCTTGTCATTCAGGAGATCAGGATGAACGCATACCTCAATGGAAACACATGCATCCTGCATTCATACATGCCAGCTATTACGCAGAATGTGCAGTAG